Proteins encoded in a region of the Saccharothrix ecbatanensis genome:
- a CDS encoding ABC1 kinase family protein produces MSEIPRSAAHRTAKLASLPLGVAGRVVGGWGKRLAGRSSEEVSAEMSAKTAEQVFAVLGQLKGGAMKFGQALSVFEAAVPDELAGPYRDALTKLQTSAPPMPARTVHRVLTEQLGTAWAKRFSSFDDTPAASASIGQVHRAVWHDGREVAVKVQYPGADQALQADLKQLLRFSRVFQMMAPGVEVKPLLEELRDRYLEELDYRIEADNQRVFAKAFDGDDRVLVPRVVASSPKVMVTEWIDGTLLSKIIRDGDRDERDLAGQLLAEFHFSAPSRAGLLHADPHPGNFMLGSDGRLRVIDFGAVARLPQGLPKTLGVITKVALEGRPEDLVELFRAERFIRPGTEMQPDELINYLGPFVEPLRTESFHFTRKWLQREAERVSDFQNPESQAGRWLNLPPEYLLIHRVTLGATGILCQLDANVQAKAIVAKWQPGFAD; encoded by the coding sequence GTGAGCGAGATCCCACGGAGTGCAGCGCATCGCACCGCCAAGCTGGCCAGCCTTCCCCTCGGGGTGGCGGGCCGCGTGGTGGGCGGCTGGGGGAAGCGCCTTGCAGGACGCAGTTCCGAGGAGGTCAGCGCCGAGATGTCGGCGAAGACCGCGGAACAGGTGTTCGCGGTGCTGGGGCAGCTCAAGGGCGGCGCGATGAAGTTCGGCCAGGCCCTGAGCGTGTTCGAGGCCGCGGTGCCGGACGAGCTCGCCGGTCCGTACCGCGACGCGCTGACCAAGCTCCAGACGTCGGCGCCGCCGATGCCGGCCCGCACCGTGCACCGCGTGCTGACCGAGCAGTTGGGCACGGCGTGGGCGAAGCGGTTCTCGTCGTTCGACGACACGCCCGCCGCGTCCGCGAGCATCGGGCAGGTGCACCGGGCGGTGTGGCACGACGGCCGCGAAGTCGCGGTGAAGGTGCAGTACCCCGGTGCCGACCAGGCGTTGCAGGCCGACCTGAAGCAGCTGCTGCGGTTCAGCCGGGTCTTTCAGATGATGGCGCCGGGTGTCGAGGTCAAGCCGCTCCTGGAGGAGCTGCGCGACCGTTACCTGGAGGAGTTGGACTACCGGATCGAGGCGGACAACCAGCGGGTCTTCGCCAAGGCGTTCGATGGTGACGACCGCGTGCTGGTGCCGCGGGTGGTGGCCAGCTCGCCGAAGGTGATGGTCACCGAGTGGATCGACGGCACGCTGCTGTCGAAGATCATCCGTGATGGCGACCGGGACGAACGCGACCTGGCCGGGCAGTTGTTGGCGGAGTTCCACTTCTCCGCGCCGAGCAGGGCCGGTTTGCTGCACGCCGACCCGCACCCGGGCAACTTCATGCTCGGCTCGGACGGACGGCTGCGAGTGATCGACTTCGGCGCGGTCGCGCGGCTGCCCCAGGGGTTGCCCAAGACGCTCGGCGTGATCACCAAGGTGGCGCTGGAGGGTCGGCCGGAGGACTTGGTGGAGCTGTTCCGGGCAGAGCGGTTCATCCGTCCGGGGACGGAGATGCAGCCCGACGAACTGATCAACTACCTGGGGCCGTTCGTGGAGCCCTTGCGGACGGAGTCGTTCCACTTCACCCGCAAGTGGTTGCAGCGCGAGGCTGAGCGCGTCAGCGATTTCCAGAACCCGGAATCGCAGGCCGGAAGGTGGTTGAACCTGCCTCCCGAGTACCTACTTATCCACAGGGTCACGCTCGGCGCGACGGGCATCCTCTGCCAGCTCGACGCGAACGTGCAGGCCAAGGCCATCGTCGCCAAGTGGCAGCCCGGTTTCGCCGACTGA
- a CDS encoding ThiF family adenylyltransferase — protein MDLPNRPRVLPGLPLLRRRDDVVQIGTDPRHAMLVEDVPEPMSSVLLGLTGQHTLSDLRKRLDRHGDQAAEFTGVLHGLARAGLVEESVPAPHARLTAEVTGWALRTRRSAVRLPAARAARSVVVHGEGRLAVTVAALLAASGVAHVRVIARGRVGPEDTGSGYVESDVGRLRADAARDAVQRACGSVRPVGRGTDLVVLADALVPAPELLHELASDGTTHLAVRVREGLGVVGPLVVPGRSSCLRCADRHQADLDPAWPLIAAQLVDRPQHADLATVTATAGVAVGQALLALDRSEEAPTRPPTWDATLEVDAFTGLVEHRLAPVHPRCECRSAL, from the coding sequence GTGGATCTCCCCAACCGCCCCAGGGTTCTCCCCGGCCTGCCGCTGCTGCGCCGCCGGGACGATGTCGTGCAGATCGGCACCGACCCCCGGCACGCCATGCTGGTCGAGGACGTGCCCGAGCCCATGTCCTCCGTGCTGCTCGGCCTCACCGGCCAGCACACCCTTTCCGACCTGCGAAAACGCCTCGACCGTCACGGTGACCAGGCAGCCGAGTTCACCGGCGTCCTGCACGGTCTGGCGCGCGCCGGGCTGGTCGAGGAATCGGTGCCCGCGCCGCACGCCCGGCTGACCGCCGAGGTGACGGGCTGGGCGCTGCGCACCCGTCGTTCGGCGGTCCGGCTGCCCGCCGCCCGTGCCGCCAGATCCGTCGTCGTGCACGGCGAGGGGCGTCTCGCGGTGACCGTCGCGGCGCTCCTGGCGGCCTCCGGCGTGGCACACGTTCGGGTGATAGCGCGGGGACGCGTCGGGCCTGAGGACACTGGATCGGGTTACGTCGAGTCGGACGTCGGCCGGTTGCGCGCAGACGCCGCCCGGGACGCGGTCCAACGCGCGTGCGGCTCCGTGCGGCCGGTGGGTCGCGGCACGGATCTGGTGGTGTTGGCCGACGCGTTGGTGCCCGCCCCGGAGTTGCTGCACGAGCTCGCGTCGGACGGCACCACGCACTTGGCTGTTCGGGTCCGCGAAGGGTTGGGCGTGGTGGGGCCGCTGGTGGTGCCGGGCCGCAGCAGCTGCCTGAGGTGCGCGGACCGGCACCAGGCCGACCTCGACCCGGCGTGGCCGCTGATAGCCGCCCAACTAGTGGACCGCCCGCAGCACGCCGATCTGGCCACCGTCACGGCCACCGCGGGCGTCGCGGTCGGGCAGGCGTTGCTGGCACTGGACCGTTCGGAGGAGGCTCCGACCAGGCCTCCGACCTGGGACGCGACCCTGGAGGTCGACGCGTTCACCGGTTTGGTCGAGCACCGGTTGGCCCCTGTGCACCCGCGCTGCGAGTGCCGTTCCGCGCTGTGA
- a CDS encoding DUF5679 domain-containing protein: MAETYNGYCVKCREKRDFTGEVHESNNRRMAKGKCPVCGTTVTRILGKAKV; this comes from the coding sequence GTGGCCGAGACCTACAACGGCTACTGCGTCAAGTGCCGTGAGAAGCGGGACTTCACGGGCGAGGTGCACGAGAGCAACAACCGCAGGATGGCCAAGGGCAAGTGCCCGGTCTGCGGAACCACGGTGACCCGGATCCTCGGCAAGGCGAAGGTCTGA
- a CDS encoding M48 metallopeptidase family protein, translating to MPEPQVEVRRSARRRRMVSAYREGDTVVVLLPARMSKSEEKHWVAEMLSRLQRSETRRRSPTRTSDAALLARCEELADRYLNGVQPSSVRWVPPMRTRWASCTPSEGTIRISERLRDVPAWVLDYVLVHELAHLEVPGHGKDFWLLVQRYPKAERAIGYLEGISAAAGLGIIEED from the coding sequence ATGCCCGAACCGCAGGTGGAGGTGCGGCGCAGCGCCCGGCGCCGTCGCATGGTGAGCGCGTACCGCGAGGGGGACACGGTCGTCGTCCTGCTGCCGGCTCGTATGAGCAAGAGCGAGGAGAAGCACTGGGTGGCGGAGATGCTGAGCCGCCTCCAGCGCAGCGAGACCCGCAGGCGTTCGCCCACGCGCACGTCCGACGCGGCGTTGCTGGCCAGGTGCGAGGAGCTTGCGGACCGGTACCTGAACGGCGTGCAGCCGAGCAGCGTGCGGTGGGTGCCGCCGATGCGCACGAGGTGGGCGTCGTGCACGCCCAGTGAGGGCACCATCCGGATCAGCGAACGCCTGCGTGACGTGCCCGCCTGGGTGCTCGACTACGTGCTGGTGCACGAGTTGGCGCACCTCGAGGTGCCCGGCCACGGCAAGGACTTCTGGCTGCTCGTGCAGCGGTACCCGAAGGCCGAGCGGGCCATCGGGTACCTGGAGGGCATCTCGGCCGCGGCGGGCCTGGGCATCATCGAGGAGGACTAG
- a CDS encoding zinc-dependent metalloprotease produces the protein MSDQPFGFGPQDPDDRNRKPGDQGDNPFDFNQLGAMLSQLGAMFSNAGTSSGPVNYDLAKQIALQQLAGKGGPTTGFGPDQNSAVVDAVHLAEMWLDPVTALPAGARTAQGWSARDWVERTLPTWQRLCDPVAQRVSGAWVEAMPAEAKEAAGPLLSMLGQMGGMAFGSQLGGALAQLGAEVLTSTDVGLPLGPEGTAALLPENIEKFTEGLERPASEVLVFLAAREAAHQRLFSHVPWLRQRLLDTVEEFARGITVDTSALEELAGQIDPANPASIEEAMKSGMLEPQTTPEQKAALTKLETLLALVEGWVDVVVNEAVGERLPGAEALRETLRRRRASGGPAEQTFATLVGLELRPRRHRSAAALWKLLGDQHGMEQRDSVWDHPDLVPTAEDLDDPMEFAERFGKTRKALEDPMAELERTLREKSDDQPDKPADSDKPSASDSDEDKGKDA, from the coding sequence ATGAGTGACCAGCCCTTCGGGTTCGGCCCGCAGGACCCCGACGACCGCAACCGCAAACCAGGAGACCAAGGGGACAACCCCTTCGACTTCAACCAGCTCGGCGCGATGCTGAGCCAGCTCGGTGCGATGTTCAGCAATGCGGGCACGTCGTCCGGGCCGGTCAACTACGACCTCGCGAAGCAGATCGCGCTCCAGCAGCTCGCCGGCAAGGGCGGCCCGACCACCGGGTTCGGCCCGGACCAGAACAGCGCGGTGGTCGACGCCGTGCACCTGGCGGAGATGTGGCTCGACCCGGTGACGGCGCTGCCCGCGGGCGCGCGCACGGCCCAGGGCTGGAGCGCGCGCGACTGGGTGGAGCGCACGCTGCCGACGTGGCAGCGGCTGTGCGACCCGGTGGCGCAGCGCGTGTCCGGCGCGTGGGTCGAGGCGATGCCGGCCGAGGCCAAGGAAGCCGCCGGCCCGCTGCTGTCGATGCTCGGGCAGATGGGCGGCATGGCGTTCGGCTCCCAGCTGGGCGGCGCGCTGGCGCAGCTCGGCGCCGAGGTGCTGACGTCGACCGACGTGGGGTTGCCGCTGGGGCCCGAGGGCACGGCGGCGCTGCTGCCCGAGAACATCGAGAAGTTCACCGAGGGCCTGGAGCGGCCGGCCAGCGAGGTGCTGGTGTTCCTGGCCGCCCGTGAGGCGGCGCACCAGCGGCTGTTCAGCCACGTGCCGTGGCTGCGGCAGCGGCTGCTGGACACGGTCGAGGAGTTCGCCCGCGGCATCACGGTCGACACGTCCGCGCTGGAGGAGCTGGCCGGTCAGATCGACCCGGCGAACCCGGCGAGCATCGAAGAGGCGATGAAGTCGGGGATGCTCGAACCCCAGACCACGCCCGAGCAGAAGGCCGCGCTGACCAAGCTGGAGACGTTGCTGGCCCTGGTCGAGGGCTGGGTGGACGTGGTCGTGAACGAGGCGGTCGGCGAGCGGCTGCCCGGCGCCGAGGCGCTGCGCGAGACGTTGCGCAGGCGGCGGGCGTCCGGTGGTCCGGCCGAGCAGACGTTCGCCACGCTGGTCGGGTTGGAGCTGCGTCCGCGCCGGCACCGGTCGGCTGCGGCGCTGTGGAAGCTGCTCGGCGACCAGCACGGGATGGAGCAGCGCGACAGCGTCTGGGACCACCCCGACCTCGTGCCCACGGCCGAGGACCTGGACGACCCGATGGAGTTCGCCGAGCGGTTCGGCAAGACGCGCAAGGCGCTGGAGGACCCGATGGCGGAGCTGGAACGCACCCTCCGCGAGAAGTCCGACGACCAGCCCGACAAGCCCGCGGACTCCGACAAGCCCTCAGCCTCGGACTCTGACGAGGACAAGGGCAAGGACGCCTAA
- a CDS encoding YlbL family protein — protein MTEGTDTVVDQAPTPPHAPRRGLTRRTWTLVVSLLVVLALGLLGGFARVPYVALGPGPTYDTLGQVNGGDVVSVDGQQTFPTGGRLTMTTVSLTDDVSLFGALGLWVSGRYALAPREEFFRPGESEQQVRDQNVKAFQDSQTSAEVAALRYLDYPMKVVAAEITNDTAADDVLKPNDRLLEVNGKQIGSADDVRSSLESTKPGDQIALTFERDSERKTATVTLGRTEGRETGFLGVLPLDRADVPFEIKISLTDVGGPSAGLLFALSIVDKLTPGELNGGQSVAGTGEINDKGEVGRIGGIGFKMVAAREDGATVFLVPAGNCDEAKQHAPKDLRLVKVDKLDDAVTSLESLSKGGEAPSC, from the coding sequence GTGACCGAAGGCACCGACACCGTCGTGGACCAGGCACCAACACCACCGCACGCGCCCCGGCGTGGCCTGACCCGGCGGACGTGGACCCTCGTGGTCAGCCTCCTGGTCGTGCTGGCGCTCGGCCTTCTCGGCGGGTTCGCCCGGGTGCCTTACGTGGCGCTCGGCCCCGGACCGACCTACGACACGTTGGGCCAGGTCAACGGCGGTGACGTGGTGTCGGTCGACGGGCAGCAGACGTTCCCGACCGGTGGTCGGCTCACCATGACGACCGTGTCCCTCACCGACGACGTGTCGCTGTTCGGCGCGCTCGGCCTGTGGGTCAGCGGCCGGTACGCGCTGGCGCCGCGCGAGGAGTTCTTCCGGCCCGGCGAGTCCGAGCAGCAGGTCCGCGACCAGAACGTGAAGGCGTTCCAGGACTCGCAGACCAGCGCCGAGGTCGCCGCGCTGCGCTACCTCGACTACCCGATGAAGGTCGTCGCCGCCGAGATCACCAACGACACCGCGGCGGACGACGTGCTCAAGCCGAACGACCGGCTGCTGGAGGTCAACGGCAAGCAGATCGGCAGCGCCGACGACGTGCGCTCGTCGCTGGAGAGCACCAAGCCGGGCGACCAGATCGCGTTGACCTTCGAGCGCGATTCCGAGCGCAAGACCGCGACCGTCACGCTCGGCCGGACCGAGGGCCGCGAGACCGGCTTCCTCGGCGTGCTGCCGCTGGACCGCGCGGACGTGCCGTTCGAGATCAAGATCAGCCTGACGGACGTCGGCGGCCCGTCCGCGGGTCTGCTGTTCGCGTTGTCGATCGTCGACAAGCTGACCCCCGGCGAGCTGAACGGCGGCCAGTCCGTCGCGGGCACCGGCGAGATCAACGACAAGGGCGAGGTCGGCCGCATCGGCGGCATCGGGTTCAAGATGGTCGCCGCCCGCGAGGACGGCGCCACCGTGTTCCTGGTGCCGGCCGGCAACTGCGACGAGGCCAAGCAGCACGCCCCCAAGGACCTGCGCCTGGTCAAGGTCGACAAGCTGGACGACGCCGTGACGTCCCTGGAATCACTCAGCAAGGGTGGCGAAGCCCCCAGCTGTTAG
- a CDS encoding PPA1309 family protein has product MAHVSASETPPVVLPAVAREVEEFVSTAGWNQPMQLFALVPTAELLVRQPELAGQLDPDASPLTPIAQDSLPDSELDRALAGIVWPDLVHGCALAQEIVVLPPDAEAQLTAEELDDEEARRFAAEHPQRREARLVAAVLRDGSAACVLRLRGSVEVPEEVVEHPELAPNLTHALLETLRA; this is encoded by the coding sequence ATGGCGCACGTGTCAGCCAGTGAAACGCCGCCCGTGGTGCTGCCCGCTGTCGCCCGCGAGGTCGAGGAGTTCGTGTCCACCGCCGGGTGGAACCAGCCGATGCAGTTGTTCGCGCTGGTCCCGACCGCGGAGCTGCTGGTGCGGCAGCCGGAGCTCGCGGGTCAGCTCGATCCCGACGCGTCACCGCTGACGCCGATCGCCCAGGACTCGCTGCCGGATTCCGAGCTGGACCGGGCGTTGGCCGGGATCGTGTGGCCCGACCTGGTGCACGGGTGCGCGTTGGCGCAGGAGATCGTCGTGCTGCCGCCGGACGCGGAGGCCCAGCTGACCGCGGAGGAGCTGGACGACGAGGAGGCCCGCCGGTTCGCCGCCGAGCACCCCCAGCGTCGGGAGGCCCGGCTGGTGGCGGCCGTGCTGCGGGACGGCTCGGCGGCGTGCGTCCTGCGGCTGCGGGGCAGCGTGGAGGTGCCCGAGGAAGTCGTGGAGCACCCCGAACTCGCCCCGAACCTCACCCACGCCCTGCTTGAGACCTTGCGCGCCTGA